DNA from Ruficoccus amylovorans:
TCATCAACCAGAACCGCCGTCCCGCGATCCCCGGATATCTCCAACATAAAGTCCAGCCCCGGATAACAACTCGTCGCCGCAGTAATTGTACCGAGCGCGCCACTGGCGTAGCGCAGGTTTGCTGCCAGCGTATCTTCCACCTCGATTCCCGTATGCACGAGCTGACCGGACAAAGCAGAGACTTGAGTCACCTGCCCTCCCAGCCAAAGCAACAGGTCCACCGCGTGAATTCCCTGGTTCATCAGAGCGCCGCCGCCATCCAGGGACCACTTGCCACGCCACGCGGATGCCTCGTAGTAGGACGGCTCTCGCCACCACTTGATCCTCGCACTCAGGAAGGTAAGCCGACCGAACCGCCCTTGCTCAACCGCTCGACGGATCACTTGTGCCCCCACCCCACAACGCAGCGGAAGCAACCCGGCGAGAATCCGGTTTTGCTGGCTGGCCTCGGCAATCATGGAGCGTATGCGCCCCGACTGAATCTCAAGCGGTTTCTCACAGAGCACGTGTTTGCCCGCGCGCAACGCTGGAATAGCCCCCTCGGCATGAAGCCCACTCGGGGTGGCAATGAGTACCGCATCCACCGCAGCGTCCTGCCCGAGCAACGATTCCACCGAATCGCACAGTAGGACGTCATCGTCATTCGCCGCCGCGGCAGCCGAGTCGGAGTCGAGCAAACGGCACGCCGACACCGGATCCACCGAATAAATTGCAGCCAACTGTGCCTGCGGTATCCGTGCCAGCGCATCCACATGTACTTTGGCGATACCGCCGCTCCCGATCAGGCCAAACCGCACGGGCTTTGCACTTTCATTAGACATATAAATAACGTTTTATCTTTTAACTATATCTTTGCTCTCGGTATCGCCTGGCGAAGCCAGCTCCGTCATAGCAGACAGCTTCTGCGATCTCACCAATTGCCACTTCAGCGCCTTCTGCCTGTCGCGACTGCAAGGCTGCGATTGCTGCCAATTCCGGCTCGATCATTTCCTCGAATGCACAAGGTGGTTGCTGAGCATCACCTGCCAGCCACGGCCAGACGCGTTCGAGATAGGCCCGGTAAAGGTCGTCCGTTTTGGGTTGCATCTGAACAAAACTCCGGTCCGTCACAATCGTCCCGTAGAACGGCATCCATCCTCCGGCCTGCTCACCGACAACCACCCATGCGAGGCGGCCATCTTTCCAGCTCAGTTGCACCCGCTCCTGCACGGAGCCCCCCAGCCAGCGAACCTTACTAAGGCCCGGCCCCATGACCGCGCAGGCAAAGGTGTAGGCGTGAATCCCGTAGTTAAATTCATCCACAGCACACCCGCTGAGCGCTGTGTGCGGGGTGCCGCGCTCGGACTCGGGCAAGGCCATCCACTTCGTCAGTTCCGGAGCATAGCGCAGTGAGGACCCGCCGAAAATCCGGGCTCCCGCCTTCGCCCAC
Protein-coding regions in this window:
- a CDS encoding Gfo/Idh/MocA family protein — translated: MSNESAKPVRFGLIGSGGIAKVHVDALARIPQAQLAAIYSVDPVSACRLLDSDSAAAAANDDDVLLCDSVESLLGQDAAVDAVLIATPSGLHAEGAIPALRAGKHVLCEKPLEIQSGRIRSMIAEASQQNRILAGLLPLRCGVGAQVIRRAVEQGRFGRLTFLSARIKWWREPSYYEASAWRGKWSLDGGGALMNQGIHAVDLLLWLGGQVTQVSALSGQLVHTGIEVEDTLAANLRYASGALGTITAATSCYPGLDFMLEISGDRGTAVLVDDRIQDWRFADEKPEDEAIRAGNLGGEIRGGSSDPAAISCEGHRQQIADFCEAVRGSSRDSIIEGDEAGAAVAVVEAAYRSARSGKAENVEELS
- a CDS encoding Gfo/Idh/MocA family protein — protein: MRLGIVDLDTSHPAAWLPVERELGAEIVGLWDGGAVHPRGYAENFAREHRIGRVFSSLEEMVPAVDAVVIHGCDWDTHLAKAKPFIEAGKSVLIDKPVAGNLADLRQIGQWAKAGARIFGGSSLRYAPELTKWMALPESERGTPHTALSGCAVDEFNYGIHAYTFACAVMGPGLSKVRWLGGSVQERVQLSWKDGRLAWVVVGEQAGGWMPFYGTIVTDRSFVQMQPKTDDLYRAYLERVWPWLAGDAQQPPCAFEEMIEPELAAIAALQSRQAEGAEVAIGEIAEAVCYDGAGFARRYREQRYS